A window of bacterium genomic DNA:
TGATGAAGGAAGATGCAGGAAGGGGTTATAGAGTAGTTGTCCCATCTCCAAGGCCACTTAAAACCGTTGAAGCTCCAATAATTTCTAAACTTGTCGATGAAGGCGTGATAGTTATTGCTTCAGGTGGAGGTGGCATACCTGTAATTGAAGAGAATGGTGTTTTGAAAGGTGTTGAAGCGGTAATAGACAAGGATCGGGCTTCGGCCCTTTTAGGGAGAGAAATAAAGGCTGATCTTTTCATGATTTTAACTGAAGTTGATTATGTTTATGTTAACTTTGGAAAACCTGATGCAAGGCCTTTGAAAGAAGTTAAGGTTGATGAACTCAGAAAATACTACGAAGAGGGTCAATTCCCTGAAGGTTCGATGGGACCAAAAATTGAGGCAGCCTTTGATTTTCTTGAAAATGGCGGAAGAAAGGTTATTATAACTTCTATTGAAAAAGCGCATGACGCACTCTACAACGGTTTTGGAACTCACATTTATAAATGAAAAGGCACAATTTTAAAGAATAAAACTTCAACTTTTTGAAAATTAGAAATTTTGGCTATAAACTTTATCTGTAAAAACAGTGAGTATAATGAGATTGTTTACTTTGCGCTTTAAAGACACGGGTCTTGAGAGAAAATTCCGTGAGGAATATGCACGAAAATCTTTGCCAATTATAAGGTTGGCCTTACTTTTTGGTATTTTCCTATATTCAATCTTTGCCTTACTTGACGCTGTAATAGTTGGGACTTTGAAAACGGTAATTTGGATGATCAGATTCGAGTTTGTCGTTCCTGTTATTTTTATTTTATTTTTCCTGACTTTTCTAAAAATTTTTCACAGGCATTTACAAATGATATCATCTCTTGCTGCACTAATAGGTGGTTTTGGTATCCTTGCAATGCTTGCGCTTATAAAACCCCCTTCAATGTATCTGTACTCTCAAGGCTTGACATTGGTTTTGTTTTTTAACTTTGCTCTGCTGAGGTTAAGGTTTGTCTACGCAGCAATTAACGGTATTATTCTCTTAATTGGATTTCAAATTGTGAGTTTGAAAGTTAATCCGTTACCAAAGGCGGTTTTTATTAACAACAATTTTTTCCTCGTCTCTACTTACGCAGGTGGTCTTTTTATCTCCTACGTTATGGAAAAACTGGAAAGGGAAAATTTTCTACACACTATAACTCTTAAAAAAATTGCCGAAACAGACGGACTTACTGGAGTAATGAACAGAAACTCTCTTCTTAGCACATTAAAGATAGAAGCACAAAGAGTTGCCCAAAAAGGCGAAAACCTTGTTTTTTGCATGATAGACCTGGATAACTTTAAAGAGGTTAATGATTATTTTGGACATCTAAAAGGGGATGAACATTTGAAGAATTTCGGACAAATATTGTCTAAGAAATTTCGCACGACAGACTATGTCGGCAGGGTAGGGGGCGATGAATTCGGTGTAATCCTTGTTGGGCTTTCTGACATAGGAAGAGTGATTGATGCTTTTAGAGACGTTAGAAAAGAATATTTTAGCTTACAGGCAGATTCAGTTACTAAATCATCATTTTCCGTGGGATGTGTCTTCTTTAATAGTCCCGAAGCATCTCAGGATGAGTTTTTCTTCTATTCTTTAGCTGATATTGCCCTTTCGAAAGCCAAGGAGAAAAAGAATACTATATGCATTGTGGACCAGAGAAACAAATGTCTTTATTTCGGAGAAATAAAATCTTAACGGAAGTATTAATGAATAATTTTGAAGGAGGGTTTCAATTTGATACATCGCAGGTTCTTTCTGGTAGTATTTTTTTTAATAACAGGATGTTCTAGGCTTCCTCAAATGCCGGAGCCTACTTCTCAACCAATAATTCCGGTTTTTGAGGTTTTTGGGTATGCGAGATGCCCTAATTGTTCTATTGTTGAAAAGTCCCTCGACTCTCTGAAACAAAACTTGAGCGATTCTGTTGTGGTTTTGCAGTATCATATGAGAACTCTTGGTGATACTCTCTCCCCCGAATCGATTTTGGAAAGGCAAAATCTTTATAATATTGGATCTTCCGCTCCTGTTACGATCATTCACGGGGAGGAAAGAATTGAAGGTTCTTCTGGAGTGAGTTTGAGCATGTTTGAGAACTATTACAGAGCACTTAGAAGCCGGGAAGATTCTTTAGGACTAAAGGTAACATATATAGATGAAGGTGATACGGCGAGAATGATAATTGGTGCGGCTGGTGAATTTAGTTTGGAAAGATTAAAATTGTTTGTGTTTCTTACGAGGGATAGCATAATCTTTAAACAGCCCGGTGCCCCCGATTCCATTTTCAACAATGTTGTAACGTTCTACCGTTCATCGGTTGCAGCGATACCTTATGAGATGAAAGTTGATAAAAACCTTTTAATTGGTGGTAATTTTGTGGCTTTTTTACAAGATACTGTTAATTTAAAAATAATTAGTGTGCTACAAAGGAGGTTTTAATGGGCAGTGTAGTTTTTATCATAATTATTTCAATGTTTTCTCTCAGGACTTTGGGTTCTCCTTATATTTATGTGGATACTAACAGCTATGCCACTTTGAAGATTGAACTTTTAAATGACAGCATTCCAAGAAACCTTATATTTCACTTTGAGCGAATATCTGCCCCCTCGGATCTACAGTTTATGCAGTGTATTCAACAAATGTGCTATTATTCAGATAGTGTTGAGGTGAGTATTCCTTCGGGGATTAGAGATACGATTCAGCTTGACTTTTACTCAGGTTCTGAAACTGGTCCATTGAATGCGGTATATAGAGTTTATGATGCTGACAATTTTCAGGATAGGGATTCAGTTTATATCACAGGGCAGGTTCCTGTCAGAGAGTTCACGAAAAGACTTTACTACAAGTCTGGCATGCTTTATGGTGATGGGTTAAAAAGAGTCGA
This region includes:
- the arcC gene encoding carbamate kinase; this encodes MEKIIIALGGNALRRKGEPFTIEHQYLNASKVIKPVVALAEEGYKICITHGNGPQVGVEFFRNIFSRQKFPPYPLDALNAETQGWIGYIVSRAIRKQLREDSIDKEVVAIVTQVVVDKNDPAFKNPTKPIGDFFTKEEAEELMKNFGWVMKEDAGRGYRVVVPSPRPLKTVEAPIISKLVDEGVIVIASGGGGIPVIEENGVLKGVEAVIDKDRASALLGREIKADLFMILTEVDYVYVNFGKPDARPLKEVKVDELRKYYEEGQFPEGSMGPKIEAAFDFLENGGRKVIITSIEKAHDALYNGFGTHIYK
- a CDS encoding GGDEF domain-containing protein — its product is MRLFTLRFKDTGLERKFREEYARKSLPIIRLALLFGIFLYSIFALLDAVIVGTLKTVIWMIRFEFVVPVIFILFFLTFLKIFHRHLQMISSLAALIGGFGILAMLALIKPPSMYLYSQGLTLVLFFNFALLRLRFVYAAINGIILLIGFQIVSLKVNPLPKAVFINNNFFLVSTYAGGLFISYVMEKLERENFLHTITLKKIAETDGLTGVMNRNSLLSTLKIEAQRVAQKGENLVFCMIDLDNFKEVNDYFGHLKGDEHLKNFGQILSKKFRTTDYVGRVGGDEFGVILVGLSDIGRVIDAFRDVRKEYFSLQADSVTKSSFSVGCVFFNSPEASQDEFFFYSLADIALSKAKEKKNTICIVDQRNKCLYFGEIKS
- a CDS encoding T9SS type A sorting domain-containing protein, with the translated sequence MGSVVFIIIISMFSLRTLGSPYIYVDTNSYATLKIELLNDSIPRNLIFHFERISAPSDLQFMQCIQQMCYYSDSVEVSIPSGIRDTIQLDFYSGSETGPLNAVYRVYDADNFQDRDSVYITGQVPVREFTKRLYYKSGMLYGDGLKRVEVYDPQGVLLFSRDLDYVNSLPFELKNGVYFIRAFTSSEVQTLKILEVK